A single genomic interval of Streptomyces sp. NBC_00663 harbors:
- a CDS encoding aspartate/glutamate racemase family protein, translated as MRIVVTNCNTTQRMTEEIVRGARAAAGPGTAVTGLTPQWGPESAEGWLDSYLSAAAVIDLLRTYEGPAYDAVVMAGFGEHGREGVRELVDAPVVDITEAAAHLACLLGRRYGVVTTLERSCGQIEDSLELAGVGRNCAAVVGTGLSVLELGDADRTEAAFVAAAERAIAAGAEVLVLGCAGMTGLQRAVSEKLGLPVVDGVGAAVKLAESLVGLGLGTSRVGGYARPLPKRRGWGRAVG; from the coding sequence GTGCGGATCGTCGTCACCAACTGCAACACCACGCAGCGGATGACCGAGGAGATCGTACGAGGTGCCCGGGCCGCGGCAGGTCCGGGCACCGCCGTGACCGGGCTGACACCGCAGTGGGGGCCCGAGTCGGCCGAGGGCTGGCTCGACAGCTACCTGTCGGCGGCCGCGGTGATCGACCTCTTGCGGACCTACGAAGGCCCCGCGTACGACGCGGTCGTCATGGCCGGTTTCGGAGAGCACGGGCGGGAAGGGGTCCGGGAGTTGGTCGACGCCCCCGTCGTCGACATCACTGAGGCGGCGGCTCATCTGGCCTGTCTGCTCGGCCGGCGGTACGGGGTGGTCACCACGCTGGAACGCTCCTGCGGCCAGATCGAGGACAGCCTGGAACTGGCGGGCGTGGGCCGCAACTGCGCCGCGGTGGTGGGAACGGGGCTCAGCGTCCTGGAACTCGGCGACGCGGACCGTACGGAGGCCGCCTTCGTGGCCGCCGCGGAGAGGGCGATCGCCGCGGGCGCCGAGGTACTGGTACTGGGCTGCGCCGGCATGACAGGGCTACAGCGGGCGGTGAGCGAGAAGCTGGGGCTGCCGGTGGTCGACGGGGTGGGGGCCGCGGTGAAGCTTGCGGAGTCGCTGGTGGGGCTGGGGTTGGGGACGAGCAGGGTGGGGGGGTATGCGCGGCCGCTGCCCAAGCGGCGGGGGTGGGGGCGGGCGGTGGGGTGA
- a CDS encoding GNAT family N-acetyltransferase, protein MSSESNVTIRRATAPDAAATADVWLRSFAAALPSVVRPRSDDEVREYFRDVVVPLRETWVAETTDPGNREIVGVMVLNGDLLSQLYLAPDRRGHGIGDRFVALAKERGPQGLHLWTFQVNKPAHRFYERHGFVAVEYTDGSGNEEREPDVRYVWRP, encoded by the coding sequence ATGAGTAGCGAATCGAACGTCACCATTCGGCGTGCCACCGCACCCGACGCCGCCGCCACCGCCGACGTCTGGCTGCGCTCCTTCGCCGCCGCGCTGCCGAGCGTGGTCAGACCCCGGTCCGACGACGAGGTGCGGGAGTACTTCCGGGACGTCGTCGTACCGCTGCGGGAGACATGGGTCGCGGAGACAACCGATCCCGGAAACCGGGAGATCGTGGGGGTCATGGTGCTCAACGGCGACCTCCTCTCCCAGCTCTACCTCGCCCCCGACCGGCGCGGGCACGGCATCGGGGACCGGTTCGTCGCACTCGCCAAGGAGCGCGGTCCGCAAGGGCTGCACCTGTGGACCTTCCAGGTCAACAAGCCCGCCCACCGCTTCTACGAGCGGCACGGTTTCGTCGCCGTCGAGTACACGGACGGCAGCGGGAACGAGGAGCGGGAGCCGGACGTGCGGTACGTGTGGCGGCCGTGA
- a CDS encoding glycoside hydrolase family 6 protein, whose product MADDRYVLLAYAVDRFKRRPHTRVYLDAGNSGWIPEAWRLVAPPDGGGRRPGRRGRAQRPGTDSWCNPPGRALGVPPTTSTGHRLLDAYLWIKRPGPGAPVPEGRQAPWLSSVTAATRTARPAPAPRSRCRPCTRRRRNRAARRSGGRAC is encoded by the coding sequence GTGGCCGACGACCGCTATGTCCTGCTCGCCTACGCCGTCGACCGCTTCAAGCGGCGCCCGCACACCCGCGTGTATCTCGACGCGGGCAACTCCGGCTGGATTCCCGAGGCTTGGCGGCTCGTCGCCCCCCCTGACGGCGGCGGGCGTCGCCCAGGCCGACGGGGTCGCGCTCAACGTCCCGGCACCGACAGCTGGTGCAATCCACCCGGCCGTGCGCTCGGCGTGCCCCCGACGACAAGTACAGGCCACCGTCTCCTCGACGCCTACCTGTGGATCAAACGGCCGGGGCCCGGAGCGCCCGTACCTGAAGGCCGTCAGGCGCCGTGGCTGTCTTCCGTCACGGCCGCCACACGTACCGCACGTCCGGCTCCCGCTCCTCGTTCCCGCTGCCGTCCGTGTACTCGACGGCGACGAAACCGTGCCGCTCGTAGAAGCGGTGGGCGGGCTTGTTGA